One genomic window of Desulfurococcus mucosus DSM 2162 includes the following:
- a CDS encoding FAD-dependent thymidylate synthase, which produces MCRHLPSARLVAYLHDSPRIIASASKLTLSPKDFTSISEGMSGERAEEWVRELVKRGHGSPLEHSLFVFEVVCSRACSHQLVRHRHASFSQLSQRYSDKYLRGMIKKACELTGIPYAEDYGAFLRVLGSLSASSPGFHDLLDVVAEAFIVPPRVVEAEDKGFLEALLRGVESYYRAVASGISFEDARYLLPQAVKTRLLVSMNARELLEVFIPLRTCSRAQWEVRNVAWQMLMELRRVAPELFKYAGPRCVLQDARVRAAPCTLDEYLSGSCTPTVERCPELVPRDRIAECIRNALRGAGCGHGDLEPGS; this is translated from the coding sequence GTGTGCAGGCATCTCCCCAGCGCGAGGCTGGTCGCCTACCTACACGACTCCCCGAGGATAATCGCGTCGGCGTCGAAGCTAACGCTCTCGCCGAAGGACTTTACCTCGATAAGCGAGGGGATGAGTGGTGAAAGAGCCGAGGAGTGGGTCAGGGAGCTCGTTAAACGCGGGCACGGCTCCCCCCTCGAACACTCCCTGTTCGTTTTCGAAGTAGTGTGCAGCAGGGCGTGCAGCCACCAGTTGGTGAGGCACAGGCACGCATCCTTCTCACAGCTCTCCCAGAGGTACAGCGATAAGTACCTGAGGGGGATGATCAAGAAGGCGTGCGAGCTCACCGGGATCCCCTATGCCGAGGACTACGGAGCGTTCCTCAGGGTTCTCGGCTCGCTCTCCGCTTCGAGCCCAGGGTTCCACGACCTGCTCGACGTCGTAGCGGAGGCCTTCATAGTGCCGCCCCGCGTGGTCGAGGCCGAGGACAAAGGGTTCCTAGAGGCGTTGCTCAGAGGCGTTGAATCCTACTACAGGGCCGTGGCCAGCGGCATCTCCTTCGAGGACGCGAGATACCTCCTGCCGCAGGCTGTGAAAACCCGGCTACTGGTGTCCATGAACGCCAGGGAGCTCCTCGAAGTATTCATCCCGCTTAGAACCTGCAGCAGGGCGCAGTGGGAGGTGAGGAACGTAGCGTGGCAGATGCTCATGGAGCTGCGGCGCGTCGCCCCGGAGCTCTTCAAGTACGCGGGGCCCAGGTGCGTGCTGCAGGACGCGAGGGTTAGGGCCGCACCCTGCACCCTCGACGAATACCTAAGCGGCTCGTGCACGCCTACCGTTGAGAGATGCCCAGAGCTCGTCCCAAGAGACAGGATAGCCGAGTGCATCCGCAACGCGTTAAGGGGTGCTGGCTGCGGGCACGGCGACCTGGAGCCAGGCAGCTAG
- a CDS encoding IS607 family transposase, with protein sequence MDSERLLRPSETCRILGVSYSTLRRWISEGHIKAIRTVGGKYRIPYSEVERLLGLKPEVKEVRAVIYARVSSADQRNDLERQTQYLFQYCATKGYRVVEILTDIASGLNTERRVLRRLFDLVTNRSVDVVVVAYKDRLTRFGFEYLEYFFRKFGVRIEVAFGEEPKDAMQELVEDMIAIIASFAGKLYGMRSHKKKRLIEGFRKLVEEVSHD encoded by the coding sequence ATGGATTCCGAAAGATTGTTAAGACCTAGTGAGACTTGTAGGATACTCGGCGTTAGCTACTCCACTCTTCGCAGGTGGATTAGCGAGGGACATATTAAGGCCATTAGGACTGTTGGCGGCAAGTACAGGATTCCGTACAGCGAGGTCGAGAGACTTCTAGGTCTAAAACCAGAGGTGAAGGAGGTTAGAGCCGTCATATATGCTCGCGTTTCCTCTGCCGATCAGCGGAACGATTTGGAGAGACAGACGCAATACTTGTTTCAATACTGTGCGACGAAAGGATATAGAGTTGTTGAAATCCTAACAGACATTGCTAGTGGGTTGAATACAGAGCGGAGAGTGTTGAGAAGACTTTTCGACTTAGTGACGAACAGATCGGTAGATGTCGTAGTCGTTGCGTATAAAGACAGGCTGACGCGATTTGGATTTGAATATTTGGAGTACTTCTTCAGGAAATTTGGCGTTAGGATCGAGGTTGCCTTCGGAGAAGAACCCAAAGACGCAATGCAAGAGCTAGTAGAGGACATGATAGCAATAATTGCATCATTTGCCGGCAAGCTATACGGCATGCGTAGTCACAAGAAGAAAAGGCTCATCGAAGGTTTTAGAAAACTCGTAGAGGAGGTCAGCCATGACTAG
- a CDS encoding DEAD/DEAH box helicase produces the protein MRVSARDVLSGKGYGFVELVKEPVEPELVDLRFADLIPQLASLPIGGCRLYAHQYRAFQALREGRNVILKAGTGSGKTEAWMLYVLDELSKGHRIRVLALYPTLALANDQVKRMNRYLSLFGDEPFQIDSVKRGEYVSRHGGSAMRLRARSASVVVSNPAFILHDLKKYLVRKQTALLASLYENIDLLVIDEIDFYSPRSIALLLAMTDVLSTVSEKPPQVAVLTATLSNPDDLGAFLKEKTGREYSVIDGKPFQVENRYYIVLGRNLEHLWKTIKEEWGRILEHHRELEEYSDIVNDFRRFKENSLKILSILEALGYQFPEPGVDAAEIISGFMEDEYLTIVFTRSISTAEEILRELRNRYGENIPVATHHHLVSKKKREEVEEAARSGRIKILISPRTLSQGIDIGEAARVIHLGLPDDVREFHQREGRKGRRRELGFAESVIIPFSRWDRELLSNGFEALRKWLELGVEKTVINPSNLYIHLFTGIVKLKSPWFKAELSSLEEEALRRAGVLTQQGVNPRMLDTVFERLNFYEYAPPYGIKRYIERGGELIPLEPIGHCDLVEKFQPGCIDYGEDALVVAINHGRTTRHVKSIVEKNIREVDFYADDALSTALEEYRYVKLNWGEKPQLVRDLLSGRITSEELCVVYVPENGFGRYRKIPDRCIWTVRSEKPRVITRGGSPIVYYDKKTIYVPMPTGGEYRDFTYGYIYTVDPVENAELLRLALATLMIILRRRYGIAFETIMYDVVKIGEYKYFSLHEPEAAGLINTFNWLDVRKTVEEYVFDDLDRILLSEIDDIAYSTLITMGFNWEPVRQQLLRCIDYILSREKIKVRLAGLEAVIPKPSPALKLLSLSIVSEILDEEALQPSLLVSLGVYDGGGHDVAVELYPPIPYVKPPPRLLQLERHIAEKAVYEGYTILVEDRDMVIQQAKRANLRQLVSLLGDPSVKVIDVSKEAGKLGVTASSIEEAVTSAVSDEPKVDPAEVLRVFHNVREAGRLHGEQAGVIEGFTRRKAKILYLKYLILSELAKRGSR, from the coding sequence ATGAGGGTTTCCGCGAGAGACGTGCTCTCAGGTAAAGGATACGGCTTCGTAGAGCTTGTTAAGGAGCCCGTTGAACCCGAACTCGTAGATCTCAGGTTCGCCGATTTGATCCCGCAGCTGGCCTCACTACCCATAGGCGGCTGCAGGCTCTACGCGCACCAATACAGGGCGTTCCAAGCGTTGAGAGAAGGGAGAAACGTGATATTGAAGGCTGGAACGGGAAGCGGGAAAACAGAGGCATGGATGCTCTACGTCCTAGACGAGTTGTCGAAGGGTCACAGGATAAGGGTTCTAGCCCTGTATCCAACCCTGGCGCTTGCAAACGACCAGGTTAAAAGGATGAACAGGTACCTCTCCCTCTTCGGCGATGAACCATTCCAAATAGACAGTGTTAAGCGAGGGGAGTACGTGAGCCGGCACGGGGGATCCGCTATGAGGCTGAGGGCTAGGTCTGCAAGCGTAGTGGTCTCTAACCCAGCGTTCATCCTACACGACCTGAAGAAGTATCTCGTGAGGAAGCAGACGGCTCTCCTTGCAAGCCTCTACGAGAACATAGACCTCCTCGTCATTGATGAAATAGACTTCTATAGTCCGAGAAGCATAGCACTACTGCTCGCAATGACCGATGTATTGTCAACTGTGAGCGAAAAGCCTCCCCAGGTAGCAGTGCTAACCGCGACCCTCTCCAACCCAGACGACCTAGGAGCCTTCCTAAAGGAGAAGACTGGGCGAGAATACTCGGTTATCGATGGAAAACCATTCCAGGTCGAGAACAGGTATTACATAGTGCTTGGAAGAAACCTTGAACACCTATGGAAGACCATTAAGGAGGAGTGGGGGAGGATCCTTGAACACCATAGGGAGCTCGAAGAGTACAGTGACATAGTCAACGATTTCAGGAGGTTCAAGGAGAACTCGTTGAAGATACTTTCAATCCTCGAGGCACTCGGCTACCAGTTCCCTGAACCCGGTGTCGACGCTGCTGAAATAATCTCAGGCTTCATGGAGGACGAATACCTGACGATAGTGTTCACGAGGAGCATAAGCACAGCTGAAGAAATCCTGAGGGAGCTGAGGAACAGGTATGGCGAGAACATACCGGTTGCCACACACCACCATCTTGTGTCGAAGAAGAAGCGCGAGGAGGTTGAGGAGGCTGCTAGGAGCGGCCGGATCAAGATCCTCATATCCCCTAGAACACTGTCCCAGGGCATAGACATAGGTGAGGCTGCAAGGGTGATACACCTCGGGCTACCCGACGATGTAAGGGAGTTTCATCAACGGGAGGGAAGGAAGGGGAGGAGAAGGGAACTCGGCTTCGCGGAATCGGTGATAATCCCGTTCTCACGCTGGGACAGGGAGTTGTTGTCAAACGGTTTTGAAGCTTTGAGGAAATGGCTGGAGCTAGGTGTTGAGAAAACCGTGATCAATCCTTCAAACCTCTACATACATTTATTCACAGGTATCGTGAAGCTTAAGTCCCCCTGGTTTAAGGCTGAATTAAGTAGCCTCGAGGAAGAGGCTCTACGGAGAGCAGGCGTGCTGACGCAGCAGGGCGTCAATCCAAGGATGCTTGACACTGTTTTTGAAAGACTGAACTTCTACGAGTATGCACCACCCTACGGTATAAAAAGGTATATTGAAAGAGGCGGAGAACTCATACCCTTAGAGCCCATAGGGCACTGCGACCTCGTCGAAAAGTTCCAGCCCGGGTGCATAGACTATGGTGAAGACGCGCTGGTAGTAGCAATAAACCACGGTAGGACCACGAGGCATGTGAAGAGCATAGTTGAGAAGAATATAAGGGAGGTCGACTTCTACGCTGACGACGCTCTCTCAACGGCGCTTGAGGAGTACAGGTATGTGAAGCTGAACTGGGGGGAGAAACCCCAGTTAGTAAGGGATCTGCTGAGTGGTAGGATAACCAGCGAGGAGCTCTGCGTAGTATACGTCCCCGAAAACGGCTTCGGCAGATACCGGAAGATCCCTGATAGATGTATATGGACCGTTAGATCCGAGAAGCCCCGGGTGATCACCCGTGGAGGATCCCCGATAGTCTACTATGATAAGAAGACAATATACGTCCCGATGCCTACGGGAGGCGAGTACAGGGATTTCACATATGGATACATTTACACCGTGGACCCCGTGGAGAACGCTGAGCTCCTGAGACTGGCCCTCGCCACATTAATGATTATTCTCAGGAGGCGTTACGGCATAGCCTTCGAGACAATAATGTATGATGTTGTAAAAATAGGCGAGTACAAATACTTCTCCCTCCACGAGCCCGAGGCAGCGGGCTTAATAAACACGTTCAACTGGCTTGACGTGAGGAAGACTGTTGAGGAATACGTGTTCGACGACTTGGACAGGATACTTCTCTCCGAGATAGATGACATAGCGTACTCAACGCTTATAACCATGGGGTTCAACTGGGAGCCCGTCAGGCAGCAGCTACTGAGATGCATAGATTACATTCTCTCAAGGGAGAAGATAAAGGTGAGGCTAGCCGGCTTAGAGGCCGTGATCCCCAAGCCTTCTCCAGCGTTAAAGCTCCTCTCGCTCTCCATAGTCAGCGAGATACTCGACGAGGAAGCCCTGCAGCCCAGCCTACTTGTATCCCTCGGCGTCTACGATGGCGGCGGTCACGACGTAGCCGTGGAGCTGTATCCTCCAATACCCTATGTGAAGCCTCCTCCAAGACTCCTACAGCTTGAAAGACATATAGCTGAGAAGGCGGTGTACGAGGGCTACACGATCCTAGTGGAGGACAGGGACATGGTTATCCAGCAGGCTAAGAGAGCCAACCTCCGCCAACTAGTCAGCCTACTAGGGGATCCAAGCGTTAAGGTCATAGATGTATCGAAGGAGGCTGGAAAACTAGGTGTCACCGCGTCAAGCATAGAGGAGGCTGTAACTAGTGCTGTGAGCGATGAGCCGAAGGTGGATCCAGCCGAAGTCCTAAGAGTGTTTCACAATGTGCGTGAAGCCGGGAGACTCCATGGTGAGCAAGCAGGGGTGATAGAGGGTTTCACCAGGCGTAAGGCTAAAATCCTCTACCTCAAGTACCTGATCCTCAGCGAGCTAGCTAAGAGGGGTAGTCGATGA